The DNA window TTGTGAAATAATTGATACAATGTACATTCGATTACTTTACCGATCTAACGGTTTACTTTGAATTGTACATTTCGCAACTGGCATTCTAATACTAAAATAATCTATGTTTGGAAGTTTCTGGTTATTGTCGTTGACAATGACGATGACAATCACGATGACAATCTTCCTATATCGGTGGCGATCGTCCAACTTAACCAACACCATAAGTAGCTCTCTTAAAATGAATTAACCTGTGCactgtggtccagaattcgatttttttggcataaagtctaaaaattgagctacagacttgaaactttgtacattttgttgttaaatcacaaatagtttgcgcACAAAATTTGGAGTctgtgcgaccacgccctctcttgcctcccatattaactactggtatgactcaggagtcaacaaaatttcattgttttttttttttttttttaaggtgtgtttattgttgttttaaaaataatcgccctcttcttcttttagttctacattataaatttccgaatctgaactcgaatcagaatcagaatgtgaatccaatcCCATGGATCAGGTTAaaaattagactgtatttTCAAAAGACTTATACTGCCTTCGGAagtttcctattttttttctctttttcttataaacaaattgttgataatagtgggtccgaggaatcaatcgctctgtggaaaatatcactcatcctATTGATCCGACTAATTTTCCTTGCATGTGATAGTCGGTCCCTTTTGTTAAGTTTATTCCTGGCTTCActcgcattttcagtttcctttttaatctttCTCCTGCATTTTGGTAATATAAGTTTCGGCGTCCCATTTGCTGGGGTGTTTTGGTGTTTTCAATATCACTAACAAGAATTCTTATCTTAGAGGCCATCCACTTGGTatatttggaaataaatcggcttagttgtctgttacactcggCCAGTTTTCttgtaataaataattcaaaatttactatttttttttcaatctcttctgtctttttcgattcctgattattgttgttgattgcggaataaacgtaatccgaaacataatttatttgcctattgttacgcctccaaatgtccaggaggtcgctatgtctgaactcgaacttgcctatataaaatcaaatttttaagaaaacgagcaaaaatgggcaaaagatattactttaccgtcaaagacaatagttaaaggtacaaactgacgtttttaacttttgtcagaaattgtcagaaaattagttatactccacgaaacacaggggacacgttCAAATTTTCTGTTAAGATACACATAAATCGGATGTCACACAACAtaaaaacagtacaactatacatatatcacctacatacgttaaaaacatcataccttggaatttattttccatattttactataatttttggatgcgtattaacgatcgatgcaaaagtaagcaaataataTGGCTGGAATTGCATTCcctcaatcagctgtttaacacTGCACCTTTCaaagctcataaaaagatTAAGTGAAGCAttcggtcaattttgtttttggtttttatttatatgatcaattttctattagaaaataattgctaaaggacgatatattgacattaaaatttagactttatgccaaaaaaaacgaattctggaccatagtgcTGTGAGCGAAAGCTCTTTGAGTATAAAAAGCCACTGGTGCCTATAAAATGTGTGGTATCAATGAGCGAGAGCTCAGTTATTGTGCGAGTTTTCGAATTGAAAGACCTCCcgtaaaaaaatacaatatctATCAATATGGATCGTTGGTTGAATCGCGTTGCTGTGGTCACGGGTGCCAGTTCTGGGATCGGTTCCGCCTGCTGCAAGGATCTGGTGGCCAAGGGCATGGTCGTCGTGGGGTTGGCTCGTCGGGAGGAGCGCTTGAAGGAGCTAAAGGAATCTCTGCCGGCAGATCAACAAGCCCGCTTCCATGGCCGAAAGTGTGACGTCAGCGTGGAGCAGCAGGTGATCGATGCCTTCGCATGGGTAGATGAGACCCTTGGAGGTGCTGATGTCCTGGTGAACAACGCCGGCATCACTACCGGTTCCCTCATCACGGATCCCAACAATGCCGCAGACATGCGAGCCGTTCTTGACACCAATGTACTGGGATTCGTGTGGTGTGCCCGCGAAGCCTTCCGATCGCAGCAGACGCGCAATGTCACCGATGGCCATGTGGTAGTCGTCAACAGCGTTGTTGGTCACAAAATTCCTGTGGTGCCCGGCTTCAACTTCAAGATGTATGCCCCTTCCAAGTTCGCGGTCACCGCTTTGGCGGAGGTCCTGCGTCAGGAGTTCCAGGTGAAGAAGACCCAGACCAAGATTACGGTGAGTTTAGAATCAGAACGTTCAAGATCAAAGTACCTCATCGATCAAGTCACTTCTCTTTAACTTATATTTTTGGGGCAGTAGACtttgatttcatttgattGTGTAATTCACTTTGAAAATGCCGGTCAGATGTACATTAGGCACAGAAAAACAATAGATTATGGTTAGACTTTCCGAATCGTAATCATTGCTTCGGGGCAAAAACAGGTGATGATATTTGCAGATCTTCATAGCTAACTGTTTCTAATATGTTTTTCCATTTGGGTAAAACTTTttgattgggatttaagagcAATGTTGAAGTTAAAACTAGACATATTATGGTTAATAGTCAGTTCGATGTTGATAGTGCAAAGTTACTTAAGATACTTACTTACAACTAACACACTAATATGAATCTTAATACCTATCCATTTCTAGAGCATAAGTCCCGGCGCCGTCGACACAGAGATCATTGATGAGAAAATCAAGGAGGTCATTCCAAACTTTCCCATGCTGCGCGCCGAGGATGTCGCCGATGCAGTGTCCTATTGCATCCAGACGCCTCCCAATGTGCAGATCCATGAGCTGACAATCAAGCCAGTCGGGGAATCGTTTTAATTGAGCCTTCTGTGGAATTGGACCTTCATGGAAGTCTAATCGAGGAAACTGCTTGCATGAAAATGGAAAGTGGAAGCCAGTGCAAGCAATTTGTTTATCACTAAGCATTCCACACAAACCCGTATTGATGTAAATGAAGCAAATTCGTCTTCGGGTTAACAAGTgaaagtaaataaatgtatcCGCACTATGACGGATTTGCAAATCCATCAATTTGATCTGAGAGTGCATTTGTAGTGGTTTTACAAGTAACATTTATTAAATCACTTCAACACATAAGTTCAATGAAGGAAGTACAGGGCCATTTTGTTGCAGGTAATTACAATACGTCATTGTTTAGGGATATAACACTAGGTCTGTATAAACACCGATTTCATTAAGTTTCTCACCTTCTGTATCACAGTTACATGGTTATTACAAACGTGAGCGTGTGTATGTTCTTATGTTTTGAACGCTACAACTAggatagacaacacatatctCTGCGCATATAACT is part of the Drosophila sechellia strain sech25 chromosome 3R, ASM438219v1, whole genome shotgun sequence genome and encodes:
- the LOC6614041 gene encoding farnesol dehydrogenase — translated: MDRWLNRVAVVTGASSGIGSACCKDLVAKGMVVVGLARREERLKELKESLPADQQARFHGRKCDVSVEQQVIDAFAWVDETLGGADVLVNNAGITTGSLITDPNNAADMRAVLDTNVLGFVWCAREAFRSQQTRNVTDGHVVVVNSVVGHKIPVVPGFNFKMYAPSKFAVTALAEVLRQEFQVKKTQTKITSISPGAVDTEIIDEKIKEVIPNFPMLRAEDVADAVSYCIQTPPNVQIHELTIKPVGESF